GACATTTAGGTTACAAATAAAATATTCTTTTCTAGAAGCAATATCTTACAAGAAAAAAATTCAAACTTATGTTAAAATATTCCTAATACATAGGAGGACATTATGAAAAAAGAGAGCAGAACTATTATATTTGATAATGAATTAAATATAGAAGCTTATACTTTCAAAGGTGTAATGCAGAAATTTCCAAACCATTTCCATAAACATTATGTTATTGGTTTTATTGAGAAAGGAGAAAGAAAACTTTCATGTCTCAAGAAGGAATATATAGTTGGTGGTGGAGATATTACAATTTTTAATCCATATGATGTTCATACTTGTGAACAGATAAATGAACTTCCCCTTGATTACAGATGCCTCAATGTATCTGAAGAGATTATGAAAAAAAGTATAACTGATATTACTAAAACAGAAGAAAAAATTTTCTTTTCTCCAACAGTAATAACAAATTTCTATCTTTCGTCCTTAATTAAGGAACTTCATTCTATGATTTCAAATAAATCTAAAGAATTTAGAAAAGAAGAAATTTTTATACTTATTATGGAATATCTTATGAAATATCATTCTCAT
This genomic stretch from Fusobacterium sp. harbors:
- a CDS encoding AraC family transcriptional regulator, with amino-acid sequence MKKESRTIIFDNELNIEAYTFKGVMQKFPNHFHKHYVIGFIEKGERKLSCLKKEYIVGGGDITIFNPYDVHTCEQINELPLDYRCLNVSEEIMKKSITDITKTEEKIFFSPTVITNFYLSSLIKELHSMISNKSKEFRKEEIFILIMEYLMKYHSHSSENNYPVRQSENIKKICNFLEKNFDKNISLDMLSNITNHSKYHLLRSFTKETGITPYSYLETVRIEKAKIFLEKGISPSETAFLTGFNDQSHFSNFFKKFIGLTPKQYQNIFINKN